A window of the Chanodichthys erythropterus isolate Z2021 chromosome 21, ASM2448905v1, whole genome shotgun sequence genome harbors these coding sequences:
- the LOC137010961 gene encoding FYVE, RhoGEF and PH domain-containing protein 5 isoform X3, whose product MQHQPPIPEEYCDNQEPKPKTEYKPRKYLQHPLSSNFNMYLPLHTNKRPRPPNSRECMTEMHRKILLEQEGSQERKTEKTICMEKTVQTDETEPDVILEQGDELGCGDELAQGIDLDLVEGLEESETSKSEDEEESMDLLSDSCSKKDADDNISAEQIQVEDVGKIAWGLTKNGVSTSQESFSDVQMASKTVYGCITHRDRILYDKICTSKTFVEEFYPDGIIPGRMFSSEEDIDGLFPDICDAGEALADKDGLSECDLFEQTEPLQKTETEDNVSGDVMMLITEDGSNSSDLSSTSIEEEDEEMQVEKEKMEEKGNNYLPNKSASQDLSAIDSPDCPSSNSGGETLLESDQISFSNSSSSQPFIVSGSETVSDGDVADANKNYCSKYVADHDEAMSGSLNFDVMSALSLVQQQPETQGQSLQHNRDEESIGEDKEVASDHLSISDGKELAADHVYEETEPKIQAKDFLQNRKYFMTRSISVETPSRRVDLMTSPAPGNGRLLLHPRSFYTDQCFLGDSRPALTGSLGCLSQGTSNLAKVTRVDIPPPFELASITKRPIRKSSPSLPNEISASCKKPDFGFKRYLLPLRFLRKSDRKSVMDTRSISSRSSSETSPQASYKRLDFIRHNMGSLDLQSTPDCTPPVSPSSFLLQKNRQKQGLNFTLNNDLTSSTFSIEPGSLFESLPLSKPRSFSSPNTDSSEYENVQNAASHYENVQIRLLNPVIQSQRNQSSSNDTDGYVDMSSLPGFQSKSQSSEQETDSLYTFCSPNVRVDGTVGVSVGVACTQEKKTKASDKLTVNCSRAFYCAKELLDSEAQHVKTLQLLCESVEADERLMTVWTEVPDICTLHQNIHTLLETRLKEWDQNEGIAEIILAKKKEFSIFSSYISHYDEKLNYLEHIQSTLLDAVTLKKQLLQVIVRILQYRMLLTDYLNNLSPDSIEFENTQDALVVVSDVAYRANDSLKNGTDLLRLVHIEHSVLGLTDLLQPGRVFVKEGTLMKVSRKCKQPRHLFLMNDIMLYTYPQQDGKYRLINRLPLAGMEVSKPPIENSQSALKIEVKDISITLSASSCIERDSWFVTLNRTLVDLGPASGDLVGCFELVEGPEMCLGENAPPLLSVSQVTVCMNCPSHFSLTNRRHHCHACGKVVCRDCCRNKFPLKYMKNRRAKVCDHCYTELRKNDVATITESSSRPLSAVFQNIHPSSLWKSRKGQMSFNQETGSEGVMSGTLQRCKNSKRSWRSLWFLLKDKVLYTYPQPEERVACETLPLLGFSVRSEVEEESSMFHLYHKSTLFCTFRAQDSHTAQRWVNAMEEATVL is encoded by the exons ATGCAACATCAACCACCTATTCCTGAAGAGTACTGTGATAATCAAGAACCCAAACCAAAAACTGAATACAAACCTAGAAAATATCTCCAGCATCCTCTCAGTTCAAACTTCAATATGTACTTGCCACTCCACACTAACAAACGCCCAAGGCCTCCAAATTCAAGAGAGTGTATGACGGAAATGCATAGAAAAATATTACTGGAACAGGAGGGGTCACAAGAGAGGAAGACAGAAAAAACTATATGTATGGAAAAGACAGTACAAACAGATGAGACAGAACCGGATGTTATTCTGGAACAGGGGGATGAGTTAGGATGCGGTGATGAGTTAGCACAGGGAATAGATTTAGATCTGGTGGAGGGTTTAGAAGAAAGTGAGACATCTAAGtcagaggatgaggaagagtCAATGGACCTTCTTTCTGATTCATGCAGTAAAAAAGATGCGGATGATAATATATCAGCAGAGCAGATACAAGTAGAGGACGTAGGGAAGATAGCATGGGGACTGACTAAAAATGGTGTATCAACTTCGCAGGAAAGTTTTAGTGATGTTCAAATGGCTTCTAAAACAGTTTATGGATGCATAACACACAGAGACAGAATACTATATGACAAAATTTGCACCAGTAAAACTTTCGTTGAAGAATTTTACCCAGATGGTATAATCCCAGGCAGAATGTTTTCAAGTGAAGAAGACATAGATGGGTTGTTCCCAGATATTTGTGATGCAGGTGAGGCGTTAGCAGACAAAGATGGACTTTCTGAGTGTGATCTCTTTGAACAAACAGAGCCTCTTCAAAAAACAGAAACCGAGGACAATGTCAGTGGAGATGTTATGATGCTTATCACTGAGGATGGATCGAACAGCTCTGATTTGTCTTCAACTTCCATTGAGGAAGAGGATGAAGAAATGCAGgtggaaaaagagaaaatggaGGAAAAAGGAAACAATTATTTGCCCAACAAAAGTGCTTCTCAGGATCTCTCAGCTATTGACTCTCCAGACTGTCCCTCATCAAACAGTGGAGGTGAAACTCTCCTTGAGTCCGATcagatttctttttcaaattcttcttcttctcagCCATTTATTGTTTCAGGCTCTGAAACTGTCTCAGATGGTGATGTAGCAGATGCAAATAAAAACTACTGTAGCAAATATGTGGCTGATCATGATGAAGCCATGTCTGGctcattaaattttgatgtCATGAGTGCCCTTTCGCTTGTTCAACAGCAACCTGAAACTCAAGGCCAAAGTTTACAACATAATCGAGATGAAGAGAGCATTGGAGAAGATAAAGAAGTTGCAAGTGACCACTTGAGTATATCTGATGGAAAAGAACTTGCAGCAGATCATGTGTATGAAGAGACAGAGCCAAAAATCCAAGCCAAAGACTTCCTTCAGAACAGGAAGTACTTTATGACTCGCTCTATATCTGTGGAAACCCCCAGTAGGAGAGTTGACCTAATGACTAGCCCCGCACCAGGAAATGGGCGACTTTTGCTACACCCACGCTCATTCTATACAGATCAGTGTTTCCTTGGAGATAGTAGACCTGCGCTGACTGGTTCATTAGGATGTCTTTCACAAGGCACCTCAAACTTAGCTAAAGTTACAAGAGTGGATATTCCACCGCCTTTTGAACTGGCATCCATCACAAAGCGCCCAATCAGAAAAAGTTCTCCATCCCTCCCAAACGAAATCTCCGCTTCTTGCAAGAAGCCTGATTTCGGGTTTAAACGATATCTTCTGCCGTTACGATTCCTTAGGAAATCAGATCGGAAAAGTGTGATGGATACTCGCTCAATCTCCTCCAGGTCCTCGTCTGAGACAAGTCCACAAGCATCATATAAACGCTTGGATTTTATCAGGCATAACATGGGCAGCCTGGATTtgcagagcactccagattgcacACCACCTGTGTCTCCCTCTTCTTTTCTCTTGCAAAAGAATAGACAAAAACAGGGACTGAACTTCACTCTTAATAATGATTTGACTTCTAGCACCTTTTCTATTGAGCCAGGCTCTCTCTTTGAGTCCCTTCCCCTTTCCAAACCTCGATCTTTTTCATCTCCCAATACCGACTCGTCGGAATACGAGAATGTTCAAAATGCTGCTTCTCACTATGAGAATGTGCAGATTCGCCTCCTGAATCCCGTCATTCAGAGTCAACGAAATCAGAGTTCATCCAATGATACTGATGGCTATGTGGATATGAGCAGTCTGCCAGGCTTCCAGAGCAAAAGTCAGTCATCTGAGCAAGAGACAGATAG CCTCTACACTTTCTGTTCTCCTAATGTGAGGGTGGATGGGACAGTGGGCGTGTCTGTGGGTGTGGCTTGTACACAAGAGAAAAAGACAAAGGCATCCGACAAACTG ACTGTCAACTGCTCCAGGGCTTTCTATTGTGCCAAAGAGCTTCTGGATAGCGAGGCCCA GCATGTTAAGACTTTACAACTTCTCTGTGAG TCAGTTGAAGCCGATGAGAGGCTGATGACAGTGTGGACAGAGGTACCTGATATTTGTACTCTCCACCAAAATATCCACACATTACTGGAGACCCGCTTAAAAGAATG GGATCAGAATGAAGGTATTGCTGAAATCATCCTGGCAAAGAAGAAAGAGTTTTCCATTTTCTCTTCCTACATCAGTCATTATGATGAAAAGTTGAATTATCTGGAACACATACAAAGCACA CTACTAGATGCAGTGACCCTGAAAAAGCAGTTGCTGCAGGTCATTGTGCGCATCCTACAGTACCGTATGCTGCTTACAG ACTACCTGAATAACCTCTCACCAGACTCCATAGAGTTTGAAAATACACAAG ATGCTTTGGTTGTGGTCTCAGATGTTGCTTATCGTGCCAACGACAGCCTTAAGAATGGA ACGGATCTCCTGCGTTTGGTCCACATTGAACACAGTGTTCTGGGTCTGACAGATCTCCTACAGCCTGGGAGA GTGTTTGTGAAAGAGGGCACCCTGATGAAAGTCAGCAGAAAGTGCAAACAGCCACGTCATCTTTTCTTG aTGAATGACATAATGCTTTACACATATCCTCAGCAAGATGGCAAATACAGACTCATCAACAGATTACCATTGGCAGGGATGGAG GTCAGCAAGCCACCTATAGAGAATTCTCAAAGTGCACTGAAGATAGAAGTAAAAGATATAAGCATCACTTTGTCTGCCAG CTCCTGCATCGAACGGGACAGTTGGTTTGTTACACTGAATCGGACATTGGTGGATCTTGGCCCGGCATCAGGAGACCTAGTGGGCTGTTTTGAG TTAGTGGAGGGTCCAGAGATGTGTCTCGGTGAGAATGCTCCTCCCCTGTTGTCTGTTTCCCAGGTGACCGTTTGCATGAACTGTCCCTCACATTTCAGCCTCACAAACAGACGACATCACTGCCATGCCTGTGGCAAG GTTGTTTGCAGAGATTGTTGCAGGAATAAATTCCCCCTCAAATACATGAAGAACAGACGTGCCAAAGTGTGTGATCATTGTTACACTGAGCTGCGTAAGAATG ATGTTGCCACAATAACGGAGAGCTCCAGTCGACCGCTCTCTGCTGTCTTCCAAAACATTCATCCATCAAGTCTGTGGAAGAGCCGCAAAGGCCAGATGTCTTTCAACCAG GAGACAGGGTCTGAGGGGGTGATGAGTGGAACACTGCAGAGATGCAAGAACAGCAAGAGAAGTTGGAGAAGCCTGTGGTTCCTCCTAAAAGATAAAGTTCTCTACACATATCCACAGCCTGAG GAGAGGGTTGCATGCGAGACCCTTCCTCTATTGGGTTTCTCTGTGAGGTCAGAGGTTGAAGAGGAAAGCAGCATGTTTCATCTGTACCACAAAAGCACTCTCTTCTGTACTTTCAGAGCCCAGGACAGTCACACTGCGCAGAG GTGGGTCAATGCCATGGAAGAAGCTACAGTCCTGTAG